TaattgcataatcgattattacacgcTAAATAGCTGACAAcagatttttggaggtatccttgagtaAGATCTCTAAAAATTTGATTGGGACTCTCATTCTAACATGCAACATATGAAgtaagtgttctagggtttgtgtaacccttgcgttatggctttgagaacttggagTGTTGGCATAGAGTGAGAAATTTCACTGGGTGTGTGAttgattgttgttgttgttgttgaattgAAAGcttgtcatcctttgtgaagattcaaaggaggtgtttaTCCTTTGtaaagattcaaaggaggtgttcatcctttatAAAGATGcaaaggaggtggtcatccttcatgaagcattcgaaggaggtgtttATCCCTTGTGGGTTGCAagggaagtgagtttcatctcttgggggTAACAAGAGAGATGTTTTAACCTTCAACTTGTTAATTCTCGGTTGAGATTAACAACTGGTCGTAGGATCTGTGTGATACGAACCAGTATAAAAGTTACCTATgtaattttctctctttcttactcttttaatttatttaaattcatttaagaaatttatatttacgtGAGAAAATTACTAAAAGAACGAGTTGCGATATGAAACCAATTCacaccctcttggtttgttgaatGTGTTAACTATTTCGCTGCACCACTCTGACACAATCAAATAAAACTAAGTTTATCTCCTTTATTAATGTAGTATAGAGATCAATCTAGGTCAGTCCAAAAAACATTGTCATGTGAGTTCATTGAAGTCCATTTATGACTTTGATGATTCGAGGGTTATGTTGAGGTTAAAAGCAAgtagaaaatagtaaaatgcATGTAAGCAAAATAAATTGCGGAAAAaggaaattgaaaatgaaacaacaataatgtgaaaaatatgGAAATAGAAGATGTTGAAATATCAACTATATTCAGAACAATAAgctaaaattagataaagctaaaattagaaaacataaataatgaTGGAATGTATAATTAGTTTACAGCAATGTGCAGAATTGACTAACACAAATGTTAAGGTGAAATCTAATATGTGTAAGTTGAAATTTAATTGGTGTaaagtgtgaaaaaaaaaacagttggTGAAACATGATTATAACTTAAActcaaattagaaaaataaatcacaagTAAACAATGCAAAATTAGAGCAATGCAGAATTGGAACAATGCTGGAATACATAGAAGTAGAAGTTTATGGAAATGAGAATAAAAATGTAGAAAAGATTAGAAGAACAATAAGATGAGTCTAATAACATTTGAAGAAAATTCTACAAATTTGGAAAGAAAACTTGGAGCTTCAATAGTCACCCAAAATCAGAGAAAAAATGTGGAAGCCATAGCTAGTCCATCTCTCATGTGTTGTTTTGCCTCTCTTTCTTGTGGTTGTTGTATCCTCTTCTAAAGCACTAAAGTACTAAAGTGACctaattttatcttctttttttctgtttttcccTATTCATCCCACAGTACAAGTATGAGATAAAGAAAAATCTATCTTaagaaattacaaaattatccttacaaaaacaaggaaaactaaaaaaatgataGCAATCAATCCTTGTTAACTTCTTCGATTTTGTAAATTAAACTGCATCTTACACTAAGcttaaattaacattttctaGTATTCAAATTAAAGCTCTTTCAATATAAAATCTAAcgcaaaaaaaaatcaactcagTTTGAATCTAAAATCTAATGCAGCAAAGAATCAACTCAGTTTGAATCTAAAATctaatgcaaaaaaaaatcaactcagTCGAATTCCTGTAGAAAAAGTTATCAGCAAAATAATTAGCATCCGTCAAAACTAAAAATTGTGTATTTTTAGACTGTGTTAGACATCAATAAAGTGGCGTTAGACGCGAACAAAATAGGAAGTACCTTCTCAGCTACGTGGGGGCACCAATAACACAACCTCGGACAATAAACAAGATTCAAAAGCacactaaaagataaaataaacaaatatgcTAAGGgatgaaagataaaaaagtaaaagttaagatatttaattataaaagagaTAATGTATGAAagtgttatttaaatttattttacgcTTGTACTTTTCATATTTATGAGTTGTATAAGTTCCATCTCAAGAAAGTAgccaattttttatatcaaagcCCCTACAAAAGTTCATCtaataatttactttaaaaaaaattaagtttaattaattatattttttctattttgaataACTCTTTTGCTTCGTAAGTAATGATACCAAATTAATCACttgattatattatatctaTGAAGATGGTGACCATTATAAGGTGAATAATCCTAGAAGCTCAGATGTCTAgtttatagatatatatatatcttataattttattagaacctaaaaaatcataattacaaattttacatttagtatttgatcactttttttttcataatttacggttcttaattttttatttcattttgcaTTTGGTTCCtcatattacattaattatattttcgtatattaaaaaatatgttggttcatatgatgaaaataaataaaagtttttttttaattcacttAAAGTACTAACATAATGATAAATATACTTACATCTTTAGAGACTAAATAAAGAAGAACTACTAATATTTCaaggattaaaaatatatgttaactatataataaaaaagttgtttatgtatgttttcatgaaaaaaaatctatcaGAGATTATAAACAAAAGTAGTAAATTTTTCAAGAATTAAAACTATAtgttaactttaaaatttaagaaagaaaatagttaatATCGTGATATGGATAAGTTTAACGAGAGTGATTAGATAAAATCCAAGTGAGTCATCCTAGTTTCAGCAATGGATTAGATAAAATCCagtttgggtttttttttataacttttctGTATTGTTCCTTTGTATTGTGTCTTGGAAATACAAGGGATGATACtcatttttatgatttaaaatatattaaaattttaatatatcaacattaatgtatttttaatgctgaaaaaaaaaactcattaaaaaATCTGATTTAGATAAAATCCAAGTGAGTCATCCtagttattttcttttgttttactCTTGACCTTGACACAGTTTTAATCTCAATGTGGCTAAATGGTGAAGATGGAAACATTAAACACAGAACATAGTGCTAGCAGTTGACTCTGTCTTTGTCCCTTCCCAAATACCTTCCACCAGCCACATTGTTTTTTCTCTTGTACCTATCCCAATTTGCATCATATTTTATGCCATAAACTAATGCACAAACTCTTACAGGTTATGATGTCACTCTCAACCGTTTCAACACGCGTTTTGAAGGCTCCTCCTATCATTGagttaacaattttttcttattgTCCCTGCAAATTTTCTGAGTCTTCAAGATTCCTTAGTTTCAAACACTTTGTGTGCACCACAACAGCATGGGGTATGAAACCAGAACACTCTCAGATGAGTATGAAGTCTCAGATGTTCTAGGAAGAGGTGGATTTTCTGTTGTTAGAAAAGGCACAAGAAAATCAAGCAGTGACACCAAAAGCCTTGTGGCCATCAAAACTTTGAGAAGATCAGGCACTGCCTCAAACTCCAACCACCCTTCTGGGTTTCCAAGACCAAAGGGTGCAGAGAAGAGCTCAGCTGCTATGATGGGGCTCCCGTGGAGACAAGTCTCAGTCTCAGATGCCTTGCTCACCAATGAGATTCTTGTGATGAGGAGAATAGTGGAAAACGTTTCACCTCACCCTAATGTGATTGACCTCTATGATGTGTATGAGGACTCAAATGGAGTGCACCTTGTGTTGGAGCTGTGTTCTGGTGGAGAACTGTTTGATAGGATTGTAGCACAAGATAGGTACTACCTCTCAAACATTCAAGCCCTTTAAAATGTTCTGAAAATCTCACTCGGTTATTACATGTAACACGCAAGTGCGTGTAATATAGAAACATAGAACATTGTTGAATGCAATATGTTTGAATCAATGACAGGTACTCAGAGACTGAAGCTGCAGGTGTGGTTCGCCAGATAGCTTCAGGATTAGAGGCTATTCATAGAGCTAACATTGTGCACAGGGACTTGAAGCCTGAGAATTGTCTTTTCTTGGATGTGAGGAGGGATTCTCCTCTTAAGATCATGGATTTTGGTTTGAGTTCTGTTGAAGAATTCACTGACCCAGTTGTTGGTTTGTTTGGATCCATTGATTATGTTTCACCAGAGGCTCTTTCTCAAGGGAAGATAACTACCAAGAGTGACATGTGGTCTCTTGGGGTGATTCTATACATCTTACTCTCTGGGTAtgttgactttttttttcaaaatcacaTGTTCATGTTGTGTCTGTCTCCATCTACCCATGTGCAATTGCAGCACATATCATGCCAAATAGGGAAAGTCTTCAATCAGTTATAgacattgaaataaaatatggtATCGCCTTATAATTGGATGAGATTTCCATTGAAATTAACATCACCACTCAGTTTTGGCATTTTGCACATTGTTAGCATGTTTTGTCTCACATGccaatataatttttcatctttcGTGATAAGTAAGAAGACAAGTTATAGCTCTTACATATTTTCTAGCAAATTTGACATGATTTTTCCAGTACATGCATTATGTATTTGATCAATTGTTCTATGCTTCACTGTAATCTTTCCTTCTATGCTTCAATTACATATTTTGCAGGTATCCACCTTTCATTGCTCAGTCTAATCGCCAGAAACAACAAATGATAATGAATGTAAGTAACAAAGGCAGAGCAAAACTTAGCAATGCATCAGGATGTGACTTTTACTTAAATACATAATCCATTTTGGCTCCACTTCATGTTTCTGTCATAGTACATACTACTTTCACATAAAAGTGGTAAATACATCGAATACATCATTTGTAATTCACTTGCCTTTGCATTGTGTCTTATCCAATGACCAGGATAAAGGTATAGTGTCTTGTTAAATTACTGCAAGACTACAATTATCTTTTGTTCATCAAGTGACAGTTCTATAATGATCTTGCTTACCAAATCAAATACTCTGAAACAGGGGAACTTCAGTTTCTATGAGAAGACATGGAAGGGCATTACTCAATCAGCAAAGCAACTAATTTCAGATCTTCTGACAGTTGATCCTAGTAGGAGACCTAGTGCTCAAGATGTATTGTACACTCTTACCAACGTCATTAATCTCTTCAATTGAGGCATATCTACTATGAAAAAAGTCATGTGTAGTATAAAATTATCacaaaaatctcattttctgtcaagtctttattttttctcttaaatagCCTAAAGTTATGCATCGTCAAGAATTCTTGAGGAAAAAATAGGAGTGTTAGTTAATGTTAAAGATCTCATATccattataaataagataaattattgGTTCTATTTTTTATCTGACAAACTCACATCTTAGTTTTTTTgtagtttctaataaaattcCAATCGACAAAATGTACGTTAGAAAAAGTGTTGTACAGAATGTGCTACTAACACTAATAACTACTAATGAGTGTTAGTATTTGTTCAACATTTTGCATCTTTGAATTGAAATTGTTATAGAGAACAATAACCCTCTCACACTTACATTGTATGTGTTGGAACAGCTTCTGAGTCATCCATGGGTGGTAGGTGACAAGGCCAAGGATGATGCAATGGACCCTGAGATTGTCTCAAGATTGCAGAGCTTCAACGCAAGACGCAAACTGCGAGCAGCTGCAATTGCTAGTGTTTGGAGCTCCACAATCTTCCTCAGAACCAAAAAGCTGAAATCTTTGGTAGGAACACATGATCTCACAGAAGAGGAAATTGAAAACCTCAggataaattttaagaaaatgtaaGTACTCACAAGTTAAAAGATCAAATTTCAGAACTCACCATACTAGTAGCAATGTATATTATGCATTAGATTCCATTTCCTAGAAGTAATTTCAGTTTCACTTTGAAAGCCAACCCAACAAAACAGTTACTCCTATTTTTCATCAATGATCATAGGcactataattaattttgataaatatgttattaaccACTGACGTACAAGAATAAACGGAAATCCTACCTAAACAATAAATATCACTAGAATAAACTTTAATCATAATTCTAATATGAtgttaagaaaaagattttaaacttaactcaactCTACAAAATTGACTCAGAATAaagtttgtatttatttatatattctaaattagtcttatttttctttaattattctaaatttGTCTTATCTTTCTTTAATTGACGTAAGACTTTCAACcatcttaaataaaaaagagtCATAAATAgattgttttaaaatgtttttgattaaaggtgatatattttttatgtgggTTGTTTTTGAGAGTTttggagtgaaaaagaaaatgttgttgGGTATTAACAGATGTGTGAGTGGAGACAATGCCACTCTAAGTGAGTTTGAAGAGGTGCTGAAAGCAATGAATAGGCCATCACTGGTCCCTCTAGCACCACGAATATTTGACTTGTTTGACAACAACCGTGATGGAACAGTTGACATGAGAGAGATTCTATGTGGCTTTTCCAGCTTCAAAAACTCCAAAGGAGATGATGCTCTTCTTTTGTGCTTCCAGGTTTGCCTTTTCACTAATCTCatatatttctatataaatttggaatgtacattttatttcttctcattttatctttcaagtaattaattttttaaattaaaataattattttacaattttactctttaaatgatattttttttaatttaaccttttttttcattttattgttttcttaaacttaattgtttttaaaattaaaataactttttatactaAACAAATTAcccataaattaaataaaaattgtttacaataaaattatattatttttacaattatctATACCATGGATTCACCATTTTTATatacacatttttcttttcaatttcataCTTTAAAAACCGTTTTTCtcatactaaaaaaattaccttaccaattttgcttttcaaatgatattttttagatttaacaatttttttatttgattatctttttaaatttaactatttttaaaattaaaataatgatctataataataatattacctataaaataataaaattatctacaatagaattataaaaattatttctatttatttttataactattattttttattatcataaaaaagaaaaataaatacttacattacattttataaaaatcactGATCCTTAATatgacttttattttacttattataaaagaaaataaaataatttactgCTAATTTGCCTCACTAATTTCTTTAATCACAGATGTATGACACAGATCGATCAGGCTGCATCACCAAGGAAGAAGTCGCATCCATGCTCAGAGTAATgttcttttcctttttagtataaaatgcattttggtTCTCTTAATTGTGGAATAAGTTGAAGTCTCTATGATTCAAAAACagagatattaattttaaatttaaaatcattattttagtTCTAAAACTCCATTTCAAGGTTGATACAAAGATCTAAAACTTCTTTAAGATATATCAGACAAGTATATTTTTTGTGCTAAACATGAGTGTCAGAAACAGATTCTGAACTTCTTTTTCTTGgaaaatcaattttagaaatgaaaaaaaaaactaaacttaaGTTTGTATATTAActaaaaacacaacaaaaaaatttattgaaaaaatataaatatggttaaaagtttatttatgatatataaataGACGTAAATCTTACCTTAAGTCGGTTGATTTTGTGTGATTTGATTAAGTtagttttaaagtttatttcttaacataGCATCAAGTTAAAGTCTATCTTAACGGTTATTagattaaattgatattaaacaTCTTAACGGTTATTAGATTAGATTGATATTAAACTATCCATTTAATTAGTGTGTAATCTTACATGTAAGTTACTTTGGCGtgatatctatttttttattattttaacatgatTGAGCATAAAACAGGCTTTACCAGAAGAGTGTTTGCCAGCTGATATCACTGAACCTGGGAAATTGGATGAGATATTTGACAGAATGGATGCCAACAGTGATGGAAAAGTTACCTTTGATGAATTCAAAGCTGCCATGCAGAGAGATAGCTCTCTTCAAGACCTTGTTCTCTCTTCTCTAAGACCACAATCATAGTTCTTCAAATTTCCATTAATCTATATGCTACTCTTATCAACCATGCACTGCtatttttgtcctttttttcCCCTTGATACAGTAGGACAAAAACACTACTCCAGGACTATATACAGTGATGTTGTATCATATAATTTTTGCTTAGACAGTTAATTAACTATGAACAATTATGCTTCTTATGTTACATCACTCTCAAAGTTAAGATCCCAAATTCAATAAGGTAATCAAGAACACTATCATAAAATTATTCTTCGAAACAGTTGAATTGTGCATGAAAATGGCAAAAGTGGAATAAATTTCCCGGGTCGGGTCAACAATCCGtctaaatttattgaattagtttgaaatttttaacTTACCAGATTATTTTgacttgttttatttaattcttcaaATCAACAGGTTAAAATGCAGATGAAGATGGACGATCTGTTCGACTCTTTCAAAATTTaaggttaaaataaaaaataattcaaaacattaattttttatattatattatttcaagAATActatgtaatattattattatttaaattattaaagttaatttataaattaaattctaattataaattatataaaataatttaacatgtaaatataataattattttaatttatttaattagagatattatgaaattttagaaattataataattaaaaaatatttataaatatggttaaatattttaagtaaaagatACAACAATTTGTtaactataatttaaaagatttatttcattttaaaaaaaagtttaataggttcggaggtccctatttaTGCATATTTGTATCAGTTGGGTCCTCGTATTATAAAAGTTTTCAATTGGATCCCTGTTTTAGTAAAATTTGAGTCAATAAAGCCCTTGCCGTTAAATGCTATGGATGGCGTTAATTTTATTCTAATGTAACATGCTGAGGTGTCCTTTAATTACGAGGTGGCACGGCATCAGAAGAGTcttgttgaccagctttgactgaTTCATAACGTGACCAGTGAAGACCTGCTACATGTCAACCCCTTTCCCatccaaaattagggtttcagatagGGGAAAGGAGGAAACCCAGAAACCCTAGCCGTCAGCCACCTTGAAGCCACCACCGTCAACCTTCAAATCGCCGCTATCCATCATCGCAGAAACGTGAATCGTATCAGCCACCAGAATCGCGATTCCTTCGTCCTCCGCCACCAAGCGTGATTCGATCTCCTTCCTCGCAAGCTTTTCCGCAACCTCCCCCAAACCAGAGATACAAGCCTCTCCGAATCTCGCCTTTTTTTTCGCATCTCGCAGCTGCTTCGCCAAACCTTAGTGCCACAAAACCGCCGTGAAGACGCTGCCATGATCGCAACCACTAACCTTCCCACCCTCGCACCTGTCAGAGAAAACACGCAGAAACCCAATCACAGAGAAAATCAAAATCGCGCAGCTGTTCGAAAGCCATGGCGCGAATCATCTTCTCCTTCGTTCATCTCCACTTGTAACCACAATCAGACCTGCAAACAAACCCAGAAACAGAAGAGAGCCATCTCCATTCGGAAATTCTGGTGCGAGAAGCGGAGAAAGCATTTTCCCATTCTAACGGCGCGTAGGCAGAGGCACAAGGAGAAGCCCTTTCCCATGGTGGCGGTGAAGACTGGTGCCACGATTATGATTGCGGCGGCTTTTGCGAAGATGCAAAGACGACAATGGTGGCCGGTGAGGCTCGAGTTGGCGGCGCTGGTACGGTGGTGGTTGACGGCACGGTGGTTGAAGGGAATTATTGAAGAAGAACGATGATACCTcgtcatttattttaaatattttttaaacttaaaatcaaataaatccaCATCATTATGCCACCTCGTAATTAAATCAcacctcaacatgccacattgCAAGAAAATTAACGCCATCCATAGTATTTAACGGCAAAACCTTTattgattcaaaatttatcaaaacagGAACCCAATTGAAAACGTTCATAatacgaggacccaattgatacaAATCTGCATAAATAGGgacttccgaacctattaaacctaaaaataaattatgaaataagaTTTAATGAATAAcattttagttaaaaaagtaataaaaatatttaacaaaaaataatagaatactTTAATGAcatgtataattaaaataatattgtaaggataatatataatatattatgttattataaatatgtattaataagtttttgataatttatttggATGAGATATGAGGTGAGATTTGTTACTAAAATCTTAATCAAgttatcatattattttgtgTCTTAAATATCGTAAAAGATAATACTAGTTTTTTAGGTTAAATGTTATTCATATCTATAGCAAATTGGGTCAGAGTTGTAACATTCAAATAATTTAGTATTCAAATCTATAA
The Vigna angularis cultivar LongXiaoDou No.4 chromosome 5, ASM1680809v1, whole genome shotgun sequence genome window above contains:
- the LOC108339839 gene encoding calcium and calcium/calmodulin-dependent serine/threonine-protein kinase, with the protein product MGYETRTLSDEYEVSDVLGRGGFSVVRKGTRKSSSDTKSLVAIKTLRRSGTASNSNHPSGFPRPKGAEKSSAAMMGLPWRQVSVSDALLTNEILVMRRIVENVSPHPNVIDLYDVYEDSNGVHLVLELCSGGELFDRIVAQDRYSETEAAGVVRQIASGLEAIHRANIVHRDLKPENCLFLDVRRDSPLKIMDFGLSSVEEFTDPVVGLFGSIDYVSPEALSQGKITTKSDMWSLGVILYILLSGYPPFIAQSNRQKQQMIMNGNFSFYEKTWKGITQSAKQLISDLLTVDPSRRPSAQDLLSHPWVVGDKAKDDAMDPEIVSRLQSFNARRKLRAAAIASVWSSTIFLRTKKLKSLVGTHDLTEEEIENLRINFKKICVSGDNATLSEFEEVLKAMNRPSLVPLAPRIFDLFDNNRDGTVDMREILCGFSSFKNSKGDDALLLCFQMYDTDRSGCITKEEVASMLRALPEECLPADITEPGKLDEIFDRMDANSDGKVTFDEFKAAMQRDSSLQDLVLSSLRPQS